One genomic segment of Helianthus annuus cultivar XRQ/B chromosome 14, HanXRQr2.0-SUNRISE, whole genome shotgun sequence includes these proteins:
- the LOC118486448 gene encoding uncharacterized protein LOC118486448, translating to MSKVDLSNSVNITSGDFESTETQIIYYLHINIKDDTPISLIGSSTGSLSAAAKNAENIRVHSELKRNLAESYDHDESATKAPLACNEDFNTYSKEKRKTRKYTTYSKDSISVTTDYQTPVSLMDTRGSLMDSSAGGMALRNKRGGKIKTPLELKRTLAEEFDCDESESKDPLSINEGPKSLLIPKKEK from the exons ATGTCAAAG GTTGACCTTTCAAACTCGGTGAATATCACATCTGGTGATTTTGAAAGTACCGAAACT CAAATAATATATTATCTTCATATCAATATTAAGGATGATACCCCGATATCACTGATTGGTTCAAGCACTGGATCATTATCTGCTGCTGCAAAAAATGCTGAAAACATAAGGGTACATTCCGAGCTGAAGCGTAATCTTGCGGAATCATATGATCATGACGAATCAGCAACAAAAGCTCCTTTAGCTTGCAATGAAG ATTTCAACACTTATAGCAAAGAGAAGCGCAAGACGAGAAAATATACTACTTACTCGAAg GATTCTATATCAGTCACCACTGATTATCAGACCCCAGTTTCACTGATGGATACAAGGGGTTCGTTGATGGATTCAAGTGCTGGTGGTATGGCTTTGCGTAACAAAAGGGGAGGAAAGATAAAGACACCACTTGAGCTGAAGCGTACTCTTGCGGAAGAATTTGATTGTGACGAATCTGAAAGTAAAGATCCTTTATCTATAAATGAAGGACCTAAGTCACTTTTGATTCCCAAGAAGGAAAAATGA
- the LOC118486449 gene encoding uncharacterized protein LOC118486449 — protein sequence MAQHGFSMYSKLVDAIDGGNWVWPEAWRNLFPVLFQLQPVTLSANVQDRILWMNSEGNLVSFESKEVWAVIRTRGHSVEWSNIVWSRFNIPKHAFISWLILKRKLWTQDRILHWNHTVTGSINQMCCLLCFAGIETIDHLFFECKYSKMVWYKVREKGDMSRVSEKWDDIMQWLVPIATRRSIEAVTNKLLVAASAYFIWMERNARFFNNQLRPPEKIVELILHTVRTKLLSFKYKASANVNRFLEKWNVHGVETFDDHC from the coding sequence ATGGCTCAACATGGTTTTAGTATGTATTCTAAACTGGTCGATGCTATAGATGGTGGTAATTGGGTGTGGCCTGAAGCTTGGAGGAATTTATTCCCGGTATTATTTCAGCTCCAACCTGTTACTTTATCGGCTAATGTTCAAGATAGAATTTTGTGGATGAATTCAGAAGGTAATTTGGTCTCTTTTGAGTCTAAAGAGGTGTGGGCTGTTATTAGAACTCGGGGGCATTCTGTTGAATGGTCGAATATTGTTTGGTCTCGGTTTAATATTCCAAAACATGCGTTTATTAGTTGGCTGATTTTGAAGAGGAAGCTATGGACTCAAGACAGAATCCTTCACTGGAATCATACTGTAACGGGTTCTATCAATCAAATGTGTTGCCTCCTTTGTTTTGCAGGTATTGAAACGATTGATCACCTGTTTTTTGAGTGCAAATACTCAAAGATGGTGTGGTATAAAGTTCGCGAGAAAGGAGACATGTCCCGAGTCAGTGAAAAATGGGACGACATAATGCAATGGTTGGTTCCTATAGCTACTCGACGATCTATTGAGGCGGTAACGAATAAACTTCTAGTTGCAGCGTCGGCTTATTTCATTTGGATGGAAAGGAATGCAAGATTTTTCAACAACCAACTAAGACCGCCGGAAAAAATTGTGGAGCTTATTTTGCATACGGTTCGAACCAAATTGCTATCCTTCAAGTATAAAGCCAGCGCTAATGTCAACCGGTTTTTGGAGAAGTGGAACGTGCATGGAGTAGAGACCTTTGATGACCATTGTTAG